In Halobaculum limi, one DNA window encodes the following:
- a CDS encoding transcription initiation factor IIB — translation MSDKTHTRRRPTGRDGRIAHEHRTEEEDETEQEQTDDEGLVCPECSGNVIQDEEHGETVCAECGLVVEEDSVDRGPEWRAFDAAEKDQKSRVGAPTTNTMHDKGLSTNIDWRDQDAYGRSLGARQRQKMRRLRKWNERFRTRDSKERNLKQALGEIDRMASALGLPDNVRETASVIYRRALDDDLLPGRSIEGVSTACVYAAARMAGVPRSLDEIADVSRVSKDEVARTYRYVVRELKLEVKPADPEQYVPRFASSLELSEESEMRAKQLLKNAKEKGVHSGKSPVGLAAAAVYAAALLTNEKTTQAAVSEVADISEVTIRNRYHELLEAEDGLVA, via the coding sequence ATGAGCGACAAAACCCACACCCGACGCCGACCGACCGGGCGCGACGGACGAATCGCACACGAACACCGAACCGAGGAGGAAGACGAGACCGAACAGGAGCAGACCGACGACGAGGGACTCGTCTGCCCCGAGTGTAGCGGCAACGTCATCCAAGACGAAGAACACGGCGAGACCGTCTGTGCGGAGTGCGGCCTCGTCGTCGAAGAGGACTCCGTCGACCGCGGCCCCGAGTGGCGCGCGTTCGATGCCGCCGAGAAAGACCAGAAGTCCCGCGTCGGTGCGCCGACGACGAACACGATGCACGACAAGGGCCTGTCGACCAACATCGACTGGCGCGACCAAGACGCGTACGGTCGTTCGCTCGGCGCTCGCCAGCGACAGAAGATGCGCCGCCTGCGCAAGTGGAACGAGCGGTTCCGCACGCGCGACTCCAAAGAGCGCAACCTGAAGCAGGCGCTCGGTGAGATCGACCGGATGGCCTCCGCCCTCGGTCTTCCGGACAACGTCCGCGAAACCGCCTCTGTCATCTACCGCCGCGCACTCGACGACGACCTCCTGCCCGGCCGCTCCATCGAGGGTGTCTCGACGGCCTGTGTGTACGCCGCCGCCCGGATGGCTGGCGTCCCGCGCAGCCTCGACGAGATTGCAGACGTCTCGCGCGTCTCGAAAGACGAGGTCGCGCGGACGTACCGCTACGTCGTCCGCGAACTCAAACTGGAGGTCAAGCCCGCCGACCCCGAACAGTACGTCCCGCGGTTCGCCTCCTCCCTAGAACTCTCCGAGGAGTCGGAGATGCGTGCGAAGCAACTCCTGAAGAACGCCAAAGAGAAAGGCGTCCACTCGGGCAAGTCGCCGGTCGGTCTCGCCGCCGCGGCCGTCTACGCCGCCGCCCTCCTCACCAACGAGAAGACGACGCAGGCGGCCGTCTCGGAGGTCGCGGACATCTCCGAGGTCACCATCCGCAACCGCTACCACGAACTGCTGGAAGCCGAGGACGGCCTCGTCGCCTGA
- a CDS encoding DNA double-strand break repair nuclease NurA, with amino-acid sequence MTLDPVHVDTIAYLASAIADGVDDTDHTDLAGTAWREWLDPLHDDGRVVMEALGDHELRQASVEDAALADRPFETSHGVDSGTLNPTSFKNGLVLDVAQAAMGAEPTDLDLHRGRSIVVTVHANDATVFFPDVPDGWMTYDEGSSERRVLKVPRSRRFADEMVHELALSLAESHHARKHLDHGDVTDLLVLDGPLYPKRLLNWATRDRELREVAHGETVQEAVETYVRLVESCIERGVPILGFVKNPTSGYITRTLDRKGVEAPWPDDSALFTRLLERQADGDRDDDAITFTSWLRSRGGSDAPLASDGEALGVDRERDPTEYEVTYMHVYEPREDVLFKVEAPAAFTSDPETRDRLTKQVVSEVAAEAGPPTPVAKADELARIGVGEKQALRRKFEERFGAEYLRTYDDVRWSEE; translated from the coding sequence GTGACGCTCGACCCCGTCCACGTCGACACCATCGCGTATCTGGCCTCCGCCATCGCCGACGGGGTCGACGACACGGACCACACCGATCTCGCGGGGACGGCCTGGCGCGAGTGGCTCGACCCCCTCCACGACGACGGCCGCGTCGTGATGGAGGCGCTCGGTGACCACGAACTCCGACAAGCCTCCGTCGAGGACGCCGCCCTCGCCGACCGCCCGTTCGAGACGAGCCACGGCGTCGACTCGGGGACGCTCAACCCCACGTCGTTCAAGAACGGCCTCGTTCTCGACGTCGCGCAGGCGGCGATGGGTGCAGAGCCGACCGATCTGGACCTCCACCGCGGGCGCTCCATCGTCGTCACCGTCCACGCGAACGACGCGACCGTGTTCTTCCCCGACGTGCCCGACGGCTGGATGACGTACGACGAAGGATCCTCCGAGCGCCGCGTCCTGAAGGTGCCCCGGAGTCGGCGCTTCGCCGACGAGATGGTGCACGAACTCGCCCTCTCGCTGGCGGAGTCACACCACGCCCGCAAGCACCTCGACCACGGCGACGTGACCGACCTGCTCGTCCTCGACGGGCCGCTGTACCCCAAACGCCTGCTCAACTGGGCGACCCGCGACCGCGAACTCCGCGAGGTGGCGCACGGCGAGACGGTCCAAGAGGCCGTCGAGACGTACGTCCGACTAGTGGAGTCGTGTATCGAGCGGGGCGTCCCCATCCTCGGGTTCGTGAAGAACCCCACCTCGGGGTACATCACCCGGACGCTGGACCGGAAGGGCGTCGAAGCGCCGTGGCCCGACGACTCGGCGCTGTTCACCCGCCTGCTAGAGCGACAGGCCGACGGCGACCGCGACGACGACGCCATCACGTTCACCTCGTGGCTCCGGTCGCGCGGCGGGTCGGACGCGCCGCTGGCCAGCGACGGTGAGGCGCTCGGCGTCGACCGCGAGCGTGACCCGACAGAGTACGAGGTGACGTACATGCACGTGTACGAACCCCGCGAGGACGTGCTGTTCAAAGTGGAAGCGCCTGCGGCGTTCACGAGCGACCCGGAGACACGCGACCGCCTCACGAAACAGGTCGTCTCGGAGGTGGCCGCCGAGGCGGGGCCGCCGACGCCGGTGGCGAAAGCCGACGAACTCGCACGGATCGGCGTCGGGGAGAAGCAGGCGCTGCGCCGGAAGTTCGAGGAGCGATTCGGCGCGGAGTACCTCCGCACGTACGACGACGTGCGGTGGAGCGAAGAGTAA
- a CDS encoding DUF2240 family protein: MTLEAAVAAPFRHAGSDRMGEGEFVVALSLDRDWFSPDQAKRLVDIATARGLLAEEDGDLVAQFDPSDVHVPPDFRPDESVLREQSTFERAVDAIVAAGVEKREVVAAANRRQREAGVTLETAAVLVARERGIDVEEIAADVRADLFESPDTDAESDADATEAQ, translated from the coding sequence ATGACGCTGGAGGCCGCCGTCGCCGCACCGTTTCGCCACGCCGGGAGCGACCGTATGGGCGAGGGGGAGTTCGTCGTCGCCCTCTCGCTGGACCGCGACTGGTTCTCGCCGGACCAGGCGAAACGCCTCGTCGACATCGCGACCGCCCGCGGCCTCCTCGCCGAGGAGGACGGCGACCTCGTCGCGCAGTTCGACCCCTCTGACGTTCACGTCCCACCCGACTTCAGACCCGACGAGTCGGTTCTCCGGGAGCAGTCGACGTTCGAGCGAGCGGTCGACGCCATCGTCGCCGCCGGCGTGGAGAAGCGCGAGGTGGTCGCCGCCGCCAACCGACGCCAGCGTGAGGCGGGCGTGACCCTGGAGACGGCGGCCGTCCTCGTCGCTCGCGAACGGGGCATCGACGTCGAGGAAATCGCAGCCGACGTGCGTGCGGACCTGTTCGAGTCGCCCGACACCGACGCGGAATCCGACGCCGACGCGACGGAGGCACAGTGA
- a CDS encoding DUF7575 domain-containing protein, translated as MRRRPVLAAALAVVPALGHAYLRRWSRGFAWLALLVGSGLVFVGLFGTEMVGEFPAVANATATRSELGVAVPLVAVLALSALDAYVLARRDVRSTGLACPRCGREVDLSIGFCWYCSVEFEYVERES; from the coding sequence ATGCGACGACGCCCCGTCCTCGCGGCCGCGCTCGCGGTCGTGCCCGCGCTGGGCCACGCCTACCTCCGGCGGTGGAGCCGTGGCTTCGCGTGGCTCGCACTCCTCGTCGGATCTGGACTCGTGTTCGTCGGGTTGTTCGGCACGGAGATGGTGGGGGAGTTCCCCGCGGTCGCCAACGCGACAGCAACCCGCTCCGAACTCGGCGTCGCCGTCCCCCTCGTCGCCGTGTTGGCGCTGTCGGCGCTCGACGCCTACGTCCTCGCGCGGCGAGACGTGCGCTCGACCGGCCTGGCGTGTCCACGGTGTGGCCGTGAGGTCGACCTCTCGATTGGCTTCTGTTGGTACTGTTCGGTAGAGTTCGAGTACGTCGAACGCGAGTCGTAA
- the pan1 gene encoding proteasome-activating nucleotidase Pan1: MTDTVDDVDLPYEEEAASQQEKIEALQERLDVLEGQNEEMRDKLLDANAENNKYQQKLERLTHENKKLKQSPLFVATVQELTEDGVVIKQHGNNQEALTEVTDEMREELEPDDRVAVNNSLSVVKKLDKETDVRARVMQVEHSPDVTYEDIGGLDEQMNEVRETVEMPLKSPEMFTKVGIQPPSGVLLHGPPGTGKTMLAKAVANQTDASFIKMAGSELVHKFIGEGAKLVRDLFEVARENEPAVIFIDEIDAIASKRTDSKTSGDAEVQRTMMQLLSEMDGFDERGEIRIIAATNRFDMLDPAILRPGRFDRLIEVPKPEIEGRELIFQIHTRDMNVADDVDFAELAELTEGASGADVKAVCTEAGMFAIREDRTEITMGDFVNAWEKTSQVEDADADDSLAFA; this comes from the coding sequence ATGACCGACACCGTTGACGACGTCGACCTCCCGTACGAAGAGGAGGCCGCGTCGCAGCAGGAGAAGATCGAGGCTCTCCAGGAGCGCCTCGACGTTCTCGAAGGGCAAAACGAGGAAATGCGCGACAAGCTCCTGGACGCGAACGCGGAGAACAACAAGTACCAGCAGAAGCTCGAGCGACTCACGCACGAGAACAAGAAGCTCAAGCAGTCGCCGCTGTTCGTCGCCACGGTCCAGGAACTGACCGAGGACGGCGTCGTGATCAAACAGCACGGCAACAACCAAGAGGCGCTGACCGAGGTCACCGACGAGATGCGCGAGGAGTTGGAACCCGATGACCGCGTCGCCGTCAACAACTCCCTGTCCGTCGTGAAGAAACTGGACAAAGAGACGGACGTGCGCGCTCGCGTGATGCAGGTCGAGCACTCGCCGGACGTGACCTACGAGGACATCGGCGGCCTCGACGAGCAGATGAACGAGGTGCGCGAGACCGTCGAGATGCCGCTCAAGAGCCCGGAGATGTTCACCAAGGTCGGGATCCAGCCGCCGAGCGGCGTCCTCCTCCACGGGCCGCCCGGCACGGGGAAGACGATGCTCGCGAAGGCCGTCGCGAACCAGACCGACGCCAGTTTCATCAAGATGGCTGGCTCCGAATTGGTCCACAAGTTCATCGGAGAAGGCGCGAAACTCGTTCGCGACCTGTTCGAGGTCGCCCGCGAGAACGAACCCGCCGTCATCTTCATCGACGAGATCGACGCCATCGCGTCGAAGCGGACGGACTCGAAGACCTCCGGCGACGCCGAGGTCCAGCGGACGATGATGCAACTGCTCTCGGAGATGGACGGCTTCGACGAACGCGGCGAGATCCGCATCATCGCGGCGACCAACCGCTTCGACATGCTCGACCCCGCCATCCTCCGTCCCGGTCGCTTCGACCGCCTCATCGAGGTGCCGAAACCGGAGATCGAAGGTCGCGAACTCATCTTCCAGATCCACACCCGCGACATGAACGTCGCCGACGACGTCGACTTCGCGGAACTGGCCGAACTCACCGAGGGCGCCTCCGGCGCGGACGTGAAAGCCGTCTGCACCGAGGCCGGGATGTTCGCCATCCGCGAGGACCGCACCGAGATCACGATGGGCGACTTCGTGAACGCCTGGGAGAAGACCTCACAGGTCGAAGACGCCGACGCCGACGACTCGCTGGCGTTCGCGTAG
- a CDS encoding helical backbone metal receptor, with translation MIDRVVSLAPSATATIAALSAGDRLVGVTHACPRPGNWGGGDEDAPSIVGGWPNPDLDAVAALDPEIVLTCDALQRETVEGLRDRGVRVAHAEPTRLADVFEYVEAVGAAVGVGEKGERLAARLRDRVDRVREAVPADDAERPVVYAEEWGDPPMAAGNWVPDAVAAAGGQCPFVEAGERSCAVDRDTVEAAAPDHVFLHWCGVNQVPDERTLAERGWTVDAAVHVVDDDVFNQPSPRLVDGIELLAWTLHGVDVGPRSSE, from the coding sequence ATGATAGATCGGGTCGTCTCGCTCGCTCCCAGTGCGACCGCCACCATAGCTGCGCTCAGCGCGGGCGACCGACTCGTCGGCGTGACACACGCCTGCCCCCGTCCGGGTAACTGGGGCGGTGGCGACGAGGACGCCCCGAGCATCGTGGGTGGGTGGCCCAATCCGGATCTGGACGCGGTGGCGGCGCTCGACCCGGAAATCGTACTCACCTGCGATGCGCTCCAGCGCGAGACGGTCGAAGGGCTTCGCGACCGAGGTGTTCGCGTCGCACACGCCGAACCGACGCGACTGGCTGACGTGTTCGAGTACGTCGAGGCCGTCGGCGCGGCGGTCGGCGTCGGCGAGAAGGGCGAACGGTTGGCCGCGCGCCTCCGCGACCGCGTCGACCGGGTTCGCGAAGCGGTCCCCGCCGACGACGCCGAGCGGCCCGTCGTGTACGCCGAGGAGTGGGGCGACCCCCCGATGGCGGCGGGCAACTGGGTGCCCGACGCAGTCGCGGCCGCCGGCGGGCAGTGCCCGTTTGTCGAGGCGGGCGAGCGGTCGTGTGCCGTCGACCGTGACACGGTCGAAGCCGCGGCTCCCGACCACGTCTTCTTGCACTGGTGTGGAGTGAATCAGGTTCCGGACGAGCGAACGCTCGCGGAACGAGGGTGGACGGTCGACGCCGCGGTCCACGTCGTCGACGACGACGTGTTCAACCAGCCGAGTCCGCGACTCGTCGACGGCATCGAACTGCTTGCATGGACACTCCACGGTGTCGACGTGGGACCACGTTCGAGCGAGTGA
- a CDS encoding ATP-binding protein encodes MTDAGDSSLGDFEDPGQFDEASEASDEPRTDVATDASEVSDAGNEPPADANADAADESAESGFERYAMDVADAGTAEGIGTVSVAQGLRVAEDSDETSLKAFVTVGNREDVRIGKYLMVPYPDGEQLFCRITALEYAQEFRTDDATELTARRRMRTDRSEFTEADYKYIAELSPVAVLFSDDGELKRRMVDRVPKPGALVQQATDAEQIKTGLAIPEEGVFLGHLSVGGEKVRTAAEPPTVDYRLKDDYEDGDPLVFRHTLVAGGTGSGKTHGAKNVLRQYLGRTYTTDDGRDARAAVVMFDPQDEYAQMHDDNTALDDEWARRLDREGIEHGGHDDTVALIPKEAGVSYPGRGHRADQVEFTIPFSVVDEYDMPWLVAGASLNENQYPALLTLLNRFFRNYDGGTYQQFLSFLDDPALKEELDETGRVHEATFDAVKRRVRSVPSGVFDQDAKPITDLDTTLVRPGGLTVVPTYHLSSARAKEMFVLAVSAILVDDKLSNSPRSARIDETPLVLGMDEAHNFLSGADNVQARKVVGKFTEAAKQGRKERLGLFLVTQDPQDIADPVFKQVNTRLVLNLGDEDAISAVNIPPSLANKVPYMEKGQMVVYSPDNSEPVEVTGLPICVTRHGE; translated from the coding sequence ATGACCGACGCCGGCGACTCTAGTCTCGGGGACTTCGAGGACCCCGGCCAGTTCGACGAGGCGAGTGAGGCGAGTGACGAACCCCGAACCGACGTGGCGACCGACGCCAGTGAGGTGTCCGACGCCGGCAACGAACCACCCGCTGACGCGAACGCGGACGCCGCCGACGAGTCGGCCGAGTCCGGGTTCGAGCGGTACGCGATGGACGTCGCCGACGCGGGCACCGCCGAGGGTATCGGAACGGTGTCGGTGGCGCAGGGCCTGCGCGTCGCCGAGGACAGCGACGAGACGAGTCTGAAGGCGTTCGTCACCGTCGGCAACCGCGAGGACGTCCGTATCGGCAAGTACCTTATGGTACCGTACCCCGACGGCGAGCAACTGTTCTGCCGGATCACCGCTCTCGAGTACGCGCAGGAGTTCCGCACCGACGACGCGACGGAGTTGACCGCGCGGCGACGAATGCGCACCGACCGCTCGGAGTTCACCGAGGCCGACTACAAGTACATCGCCGAACTGTCGCCTGTGGCCGTCCTGTTCTCCGATGACGGCGAACTCAAACGTCGGATGGTCGACCGCGTCCCCAAGCCTGGAGCGCTCGTCCAGCAAGCAACCGACGCCGAACAGATCAAGACGGGACTCGCCATTCCCGAAGAGGGCGTCTTCCTCGGTCACCTCTCGGTCGGCGGCGAGAAGGTCCGTACCGCCGCAGAGCCACCGACGGTCGACTACCGCCTGAAAGACGACTACGAGGACGGCGACCCCCTCGTGTTCCGTCACACCCTCGTCGCCGGCGGCACCGGGTCGGGGAAGACCCACGGCGCGAAGAACGTCCTCCGGCAGTACCTCGGGCGGACCTACACAACCGACGACGGCCGCGACGCCCGCGCCGCCGTCGTGATGTTCGACCCGCAAGACGAGTACGCGCAGATGCACGACGACAACACCGCCCTCGACGACGAGTGGGCGCGGCGACTCGACCGCGAGGGCATCGAACACGGCGGCCACGACGACACCGTCGCACTCATCCCGAAGGAGGCGGGCGTCTCGTACCCCGGTCGCGGCCACCGCGCCGACCAAGTGGAGTTCACGATTCCGTTCTCCGTCGTCGACGAGTACGATATGCCGTGGCTCGTCGCCGGCGCATCGCTCAACGAGAACCAGTACCCCGCGCTGTTGACGCTGCTGAACCGGTTCTTCCGCAACTACGACGGCGGAACCTACCAGCAGTTCCTCTCGTTCCTCGACGACCCAGCGTTGAAAGAGGAACTCGACGAGACGGGCCGCGTCCACGAGGCCACCTTCGACGCAGTGAAACGCCGGGTCCGGAGCGTCCCCTCGGGCGTGTTCGATCAAGATGCAAAGCCCATCACCGACCTCGACACGACGCTCGTGCGCCCCGGTGGGCTGACGGTCGTGCCGACGTACCACCTCTCGTCGGCGCGGGCGAAGGAGATGTTCGTCCTCGCCGTCTCGGCCATCCTCGTCGACGACAAACTCTCCAACTCGCCGCGGAGCGCCCGCATCGACGAGACGCCGCTCGTGTTGGGGATGGACGAGGCGCACAACTTCCTGTCGGGCGCAGACAACGTGCAGGCGCGGAAGGTGGTCGGAAAGTTCACCGAGGCGGCGAAGCAGGGGCGGAAGGAGCGGCTCGGCCTGTTCCTCGTGACGCAGGACCCGCAGGACATCGCCGACCCCGTGTTCAAACAGGTGAACACCCGTCTGGTCCTCAACCTCGGCGACGAGGACGCCATCTCGGCGGTGAACATCCCACCGTCGCTGGCGAACAAGGTGCCGTACATGGAGAAAGGGCAGATGGTGGTGTACTCGCCGGACAACTCCGAACCCGTCGAGGTGACGGGCCTGCCCATCTGTGTGACGCGCCACGGCGAGTAA
- a CDS encoding HAD family hydrolase, producing MVIRAVGFDLDYTLAVPERSRADLLADALHASGVSELTDTVDRQAYLDAHAKHRTADSRVPVFEDLLAPHDVTTDPAAVATAYRDAVTGALVPVPDARELVADLRDRYTVGVLTNGPVRAQSAKLDHLGWWDDFDTIHISGDLPAGKPDERAFCALLESLGTAPEETVFVGDHPDEDIRGAAALGINTVQVVEGEDDPAPEADAVVTPKRIAADLPRIVDEF from the coding sequence ATCGTGATACGGGCGGTCGGCTTCGACCTCGACTACACGCTCGCCGTCCCGGAGCGGTCCCGGGCAGACCTCTTGGCGGACGCGCTCCACGCGAGCGGCGTCTCCGAACTGACAGACACCGTCGACCGACAGGCGTACCTCGACGCCCACGCGAAGCACCGAACCGCCGACAGCAGAGTGCCGGTGTTCGAGGACCTACTCGCACCGCACGACGTCACGACCGACCCTGCGGCGGTCGCGACGGCGTACCGCGACGCCGTCACGGGCGCGTTGGTGCCGGTGCCCGACGCACGGGAGTTGGTCGCCGACCTCCGTGACCGATACACGGTCGGCGTCCTCACGAACGGTCCCGTCCGGGCGCAGTCGGCGAAACTCGACCACCTCGGCTGGTGGGACGACTTCGATACGATCCATATCTCGGGTGACCTCCCCGCCGGGAAGCCCGACGAACGCGCGTTCTGTGCGCTGTTGGAGAGTCTCGGCACCGCGCCCGAGGAGACGGTGTTCGTCGGCGACCACCCCGACGAGGACATCCGCGGCGCGGCCGCACTCGGCATCAATACGGTACAGGTGGTCGAGGGGGAGGACGACCCCGCGCCCGAAGCAGACGCCGTCGTCACACCGAAGCGCATCGCCGCCGACCTCCCTCGGATCGTCGACGAGTTCTGA
- a CDS encoding DUF7113 family protein yields MLLVRGSGGGTTLTGTIYERGEQSPSFKGAPDEDAPYVWVCDAFYQVQSGGSELVVDGEPIRVAFESPTPRGFDTREQAIEAAEDHVRTQFARVGVPEDAVEVEVVKTDPE; encoded by the coding sequence ATGTTACTCGTCCGCGGGAGCGGCGGCGGTACGACGCTCACCGGCACGATTTACGAACGAGGCGAGCAGTCACCCTCGTTCAAGGGCGCGCCCGACGAGGACGCCCCCTACGTCTGGGTCTGCGACGCCTTCTATCAGGTGCAGTCGGGCGGATCGGAACTGGTCGTCGACGGCGAACCCATCCGGGTCGCCTTCGAGTCGCCCACACCGCGTGGGTTCGACACCCGCGAACAGGCCATCGAGGCCGCCGAAGACCACGTCCGAACGCAGTTCGCGCGCGTCGGCGTCCCCGAAGACGCCGTCGAGGTCGAAGTCGTGAAGACGGACCCCGAGTGA
- a CDS encoding helix-turn-helix domain-containing protein — protein MSATDADAVHDEDGTADRWAPVRDLPPSAKLVAKVLEYEDTLSQSELAEETLLPSRTVRYALSRLEEADVVESRFSFTDARKRLYSLDL, from the coding sequence ATGAGCGCTACTGACGCCGACGCGGTACACGACGAAGACGGGACTGCCGACAGGTGGGCCCCCGTTCGGGACCTGCCCCCGAGCGCGAAACTCGTCGCGAAGGTTCTGGAGTACGAGGACACGTTGAGTCAGAGTGAACTCGCCGAAGAGACGCTGCTTCCGTCCCGCACCGTCCGCTACGCTCTCTCTCGCCTCGAAGAAGCCGACGTCGTCGAGTCGCGATTCTCCTTCACCGACGCTCGCAAGCGACTCTACTCGCTGGACCTGTAA
- a CDS encoding 3-dehydroquinate synthase II, whose protein sequence is MTRTRSVWVRADDGVGDWDARRQRITAGLEAGVDWVLVDERDVAKVRELGDVNVAAFRSDADVDVIGEAESDGIDATADAYIVGKDGEGDGTVDLPSDLSGSADLSTLRRDDNRAQGAYIRIFDEEYEGFAEAAARDAEFVVVASENWQIIPLENLIARIGDDTTLVAGATTAEEARTAFETLELGAEGVLLDTDDPDEIRKTVEVRDEADRETLDLTTATVTAVERTGSADRVCVDTGSMMDHDEGMLVGSMSRGLFFVHAETADSPYVASRPFRVNAGAVHAYVRTPDGGTKYLSELQSGDQVQVVDTEGKTREAIVGRVKIEKRPMFRLQAEVETESGETDRIETLIQNAETVKVATSEGRVAVTDLTEGDEVLVYYEDVARHFGEAVEESIIEK, encoded by the coding sequence ATGACACGAACGCGGAGCGTCTGGGTGCGCGCCGACGACGGCGTCGGCGACTGGGACGCGCGACGACAGCGGATCACCGCCGGTCTCGAAGCCGGCGTCGACTGGGTACTCGTCGACGAACGCGACGTGGCGAAGGTGCGCGAACTCGGCGACGTGAACGTCGCGGCGTTCCGCTCGGACGCCGACGTCGACGTGATCGGTGAAGCAGAGTCCGACGGCATAGACGCGACCGCCGACGCCTACATCGTCGGGAAAGACGGCGAGGGAGACGGCACTGTGGACCTCCCCTCGGACCTGTCGGGGTCGGCCGACCTGTCGACGCTGCGGCGCGACGACAACCGTGCGCAGGGGGCGTACATCCGCATCTTCGACGAGGAGTACGAGGGCTTCGCGGAGGCGGCCGCCCGCGACGCGGAGTTCGTCGTCGTCGCCAGCGAGAACTGGCAGATCATCCCGCTGGAGAACCTCATCGCCCGCATCGGCGACGACACCACGCTCGTCGCTGGTGCGACCACGGCCGAGGAGGCGCGGACGGCGTTCGAGACGCTCGAACTCGGCGCGGAGGGCGTCCTCCTGGACACCGACGACCCCGACGAGATTCGCAAGACGGTCGAAGTGCGCGACGAGGCCGACCGCGAGACGCTCGATCTGACGACCGCGACGGTCACGGCAGTCGAGCGAACTGGCTCTGCCGACCGCGTCTGCGTCGACACCGGGTCGATGATGGACCACGACGAGGGGATGCTCGTCGGGTCGATGTCCCGAGGGCTGTTCTTCGTCCACGCGGAGACGGCCGACTCGCCGTACGTCGCCTCCCGCCCGTTCCGGGTGAACGCGGGCGCGGTCCACGCGTACGTCCGGACGCCCGACGGCGGCACGAAGTACCTCAGCGAACTCCAGTCGGGCGACCAGGTGCAGGTCGTCGACACGGAGGGCAAGACGCGCGAGGCCATCGTCGGACGCGTGAAGATAGAGAAACGACCGATGTTCCGCCTGCAGGCGGAAGTCGAGACGGAGTCGGGCGAGACTGACCGCATCGAGACGCTCATCCAGAACGCCGAGACGGTGAAAGTCGCCACCAGCGAGGGTCGCGTCGCCGTCACCGACCTCACGGAGGGCGACGAGGTGCTCGTCTACTACGAGGACGTCGCTCGCCACTTCGGTGAGGCCGTCGAAGAGTCGATCATCGAGAAGTAA
- a CDS encoding type I 3-dehydroquinate dehydratase — MPIDLDALDLDSFSLCASTADLTAEPDARDDADCVEFRMDLAEHPLDALASYDGELPLLVTNRPHWEGGETAPYGRLDALAAAVEYDAVAAVDVELATLRGRPTGTNDVGVDELLNRAHDHDVAVVASVHDFTGTPDPRTLDALLGAAASAGDVGKLAVTAHTTEEALALLTATHRATARGDRVATMAMGEAGSHTRAVAPVYGSRLGYAPVNAADATAPGQYDLATLRRLVDDLL, encoded by the coding sequence ATGCCGATCGATCTCGACGCCCTCGATCTCGACTCGTTTTCGCTGTGTGCGAGCACCGCCGACCTCACGGCAGAACCCGACGCCCGCGACGACGCCGACTGCGTCGAGTTCCGGATGGACTTGGCGGAGCACCCGCTGGATGCGCTCGCGTCCTACGACGGAGAGTTGCCGCTCCTCGTCACGAACCGGCCCCACTGGGAAGGGGGCGAGACCGCCCCGTACGGTCGACTCGATGCGCTCGCCGCAGCCGTGGAGTACGACGCCGTCGCCGCCGTCGACGTGGAACTGGCGACGCTGCGCGGGCGACCAACCGGGACGAACGACGTCGGCGTCGACGAGTTGCTCAACCGCGCCCACGACCACGACGTGGCGGTCGTCGCCTCGGTCCACGACTTCACGGGTACGCCCGACCCGCGGACGCTCGATGCACTCTTGGGTGCCGCCGCTTCCGCAGGCGACGTGGGGAAACTCGCCGTCACCGCGCACACGACCGAGGAGGCGCTGGCGCTGCTGACCGCGACCCACCGAGCGACCGCCCGCGGCGACCGCGTAGCGACGATGGCGATGGGCGAGGCGGGGAGCCACACCCGCGCCGTCGCACCGGTGTACGGCTCCCGACTCGGCTACGCACCCGTGAACGCCGCCGACGCGACCGCGCCCGGACAGTACGACCTCGCGACGCTGCGGCGACTCGTGGACGACCTGTTGTAG